From the Catharus ustulatus isolate bCatUst1 chromosome 15, bCatUst1.pri.v2, whole genome shotgun sequence genome, the window taaaTAGCATATGATAATTTAGCAGTACAGTACATTATACAGTGAGATAATATAGGGAGACTTCCTATAGTATATTTACAAATGAAAAGGTAGTTTTGTTATATTAAAAAGAGGAATGCACTGCTTAACGTTGAAAGTATTacattcaaaataattaatatgtTGTATTGTGACTAAAACATACATAGGTATTTATATGTTTGCCCTATCgtaatttttcataaaaaggtaccttttaaaggcttttttgtGTTGTTGCTACAAATCTAGGAAAACATACACAATAATCTTGAAGCTTAAGATGTGTCAGTACTGAAGCCACAAACTTTCTGTAAGTGcttcaggtgaaaaaaaattaaacattttcttagTAATAAAAATGACCTAGAAATGCTTTCTAATGCATGAGAGGTTAAATGGGAGATCCAGGACGCTTCGCCTTGCAGCAAGACCTCAAGTCCATGAAAGAAGAGGTACACAAGTGATGCTCACGCTCATTTGACAAGGTGCTGAGGGACCTCACTTCTGCAGGTACAGCCACAGCATTTTAGTGGCATCTTCCCCAAAAAACTCATCTttggtccctgctctgcctgacTGAGGTGGAGGCTGCAAACACGAGCAACAACCCCAGCCTGAAGttttcccactgccaggggGTGAGGGCCGTGGCTGTACAACACTGTCACAAACAGTTCTGTTTGCCTAATGAGCTTATAAAGCTCGATTGCAATCATAGTGAAATATGAatgaataataattaaaaacaaaaaactcccaaaagaacttaaaacaaaaagcacGTGTTCTCCTAATTTCAGTACAGAGCAGACGGGTATGAAATCAGAAATGAGACAGATGCTTGTGAAATGTGGAAGCCTTTTGCATACGGctataaaatgtaaaaactgACCCTTGGTAAAAAGTGCTTTATAATAATATAGAATTTGTGTCTTATGCCTGCGAGAGAGAAATAATCTTCTGTAGAGCCCAGTCCTATGCCAGCCAAGGGAGTCCACTCCATTCCTTGTACCACTTTCTCTTACTCTTCATAAACCCTAAACAAAAGAAGAGCCAAGACCCGGGTGTTTAAACTAGGAATGTAAAAACTCAATTtcaaataacaataataataaataacaaacaacccaaaaatagtaaaaccccaaaaaccagatTTTTAGCCTGTGTCTGAGTAATTTGGAAAGTAAGTTACTAACTTCACCAGTCACCAGATTGTTACCTATATCCATAAAGCATCTGGAAAAATGTTGGACTTCGACACTGTCACATCTTAGAGGCATGTGGGGAGTGACACACTTTACCATAATTATCTGGGTAAATAACATGAAGAAATCCACATCTACTAATTCACTTTAAATGCTGGAAAATCTCTATCTCATATACTAATGTTGAACCTTATCATGAGCTGTATATATTTTACAATACATTCACAATATCTGTGTTTGCAATCATATTActctatttcatttttctagATTATTTCCTGAGAGCACAACTTGATGGGCTTGTCTGTCTGCGTGTTTCCTGAGGGCACAAGCTTGGGGCTGAGCATCCTTCATAATCTTAGTGACTGCCTCAtgtaaaataaaccaaaaaacagGGGAAGGATGTAAATATGTGGTTATGCAATAGCCAGGGCTTCCACACGTGCTCTGTTTGTGAAGCAgatgcagggagctggcaggaatttggggagatgGCCAGGGGcttgctgtgccctggcacCACCTGAGGCACCACCGGGGCCATGCTGGGATCACTGGCACCcgtgggaggggagaggagaggagcctgctgctccctggcctTACTTGAGCTCACCTTGGGGAGCAAATTCCCCACCAGATGAGAAAGATGAGGGTTTGATGGACCCACACTGTGTGTGGAGGCTCTTTCTTGGCCATGGCTGGAGACATGGCAGGAGTTGGGCTGCTCCTGTTAATTACCTATGGGGCCATCACCAGGAATTCATGTCTCACTCTCTGTCTTCTGCCTATGacttaggaaaaaacccaaccctctTTACAAGGGAGAAGCTGTCAGAGATTTTTATCAGAAAATGACCATTTTTCTGGGAATGATACACTAAAATTGGCAAATAGCTGCGTCATCAAGTATTGATGATGCTGAGGTGGTGAGATTGAAGTGTGGGACAGGGCTCCctctttccatctctgctgACTACTTTTCTCTGACTGTGAGAAATAGCTTAGCTTTTCATCTTGGATTTTTACCCACAGAAGGGAGGTGAGTGTATGTAAATAACTGAGAATGTCAGCTGATGAATATTTTAACCAAAAATAATTACTATTTATAGTCAGAACAGCCTAATGCCAAAATAGAAGCGAGAATTGCATGTGGCAGGAAAGAATTAATATCAAGAACACCcatttaaaattgtaattttggTAACGAAATACATCCTCTGTGCTGGATGGAGCATTTGCCAGTatgtgcatttttctgtttgttccaCTTCTGAATGTTGCTGGTTGCCTGACTTGCCTCCAAAATCCTCACCCATTCAGCAAACTGGGGCTTACCTGCCTTTCTCCTTCCATACTCGGTACCACTTGAGCAGCCTCACGGTGTTCTGGCGCTTGGGGTtgaggcagtgctgctgctcccccctCACCCGTGTCCACAGCGTCACACTGCAAGGcaagggcacagggcacaggtcACAGAATATGAGAACacccctgctcccactccaCTCTGTGCCAGAATGGCCAGGGGGCTCTTGCCCAGTGGGGCAGGGTAAgggttttccagctctgtgctgtatGGGTGCAGATATTTTGAGTTTACTGGGATGAggtcagagcagctcctcttcctcagtGCAGGGCATCGAGGTTGTACCAGATGAAATCTTACCCACTGGTTTTAATCAGTGGGTTTGCTCTGCCTAAGTGTTAGATATCATCTTTTGAGcctaattaatttaattaggGGTCATTCAGGCATGACTTGCATGGAGAGACAGTTCCAGTATACTCAATACTTCACGCAAGAGAAATTATCAGAACTGCTTcattgattatttttaatttttttccttaattctgtactattttaaaaacttgcatGAGGCAGAGTGCTTGTGTGCCCAACAGCCAAGCTCTGAGCCTCAGCATCAGCCCTGGGGGCTTCAGCCTCCTCTGATCTCCACTTGACCCTGCTCTCCTTGCTGGCTTGGTGTCCCCTTATTGTCAGGACCAAGCATGCTGGGAGACAAAACATGGCAAAAGTCTTTTCATCATTTGAGGCTCCCTCCTGGTGGGCTCAGTGAGGCTGCCACAGCTGAGGTGACATGAGACATCTGGAGTTGGGTCCCAGCAGAATGGCTTTCCAGAAACATCAACACCACCCCACTTTTGGACCTCAAAATTGAGcacttttctggttttcttattaattttgtgattaaaaaaccaaaacaacattCAAAAACTAATCCACAATGACAATTTTTATtagaattaataattttctggaaatacCATCCATAACAGGGAAAACCAGTCATTGGTTTAACTAAAACCCtataatataattaattcaATGCTGCCAGAGACTTGAGTATAATGATAGCAGAAACCCAGAAATACCTGTGTATACTAAAGGACTTCTTTAATGGTTTGGATCagaaaggaagacaaaacaCCTTGCAGCCTTTCCCAGCTTGCCCTCCTGGTGCCTCACAAATTAAAATGTGCTGCCTGAATGAACTGAACTGAGGCTCTCACCACCATTTCAATTTCAAGGTTTCACAAGGTGTTCAAGCAGGACTTTCTATTCAATTaaccttcctccctgcccccctTTTCTGCTTCATCTCCAGCTAAGGTCACAAAATGTTAGGGTGTAATTTCCAGGTTATTTTCTGGGACGATGTGGTCTTTTCCCCAATGCATGGGAAAGCAGTGGAAGAGCCTTTAATGGCTGTGGGCATCAGAAAGGGAAGGATCAGTGCTAAAAACTATGGACTAACTCTGTTCTAAGGGTGTTCTCAGCCAACTCCTCTGAGAGCAGTGTGTGCTTCAGAAGGAGAGTTTTCCTGGAGCTTTGAATGATGAGAATTTTAAGGGATTTGAGGGCAGAGCAAGGTTTCTCCATGCAGCAGCCAcctcctcagctgtgctgtttgcaCTGGCTGATCCAGACCTTGGCTTGGGTTTCTCTTCTGACAGACCATAGAGGATATTTCCAGAAAGTGATGGACAAGCTGAattgcaggaggagaggagcaggaggaccCCTGAAAAGATGCAAGCCCTACATTTGCACCAGAGGCAGTGAAGGACACTCTGGATTTACCAGTCTGCAGTCTGAGCAGGAAGAGATCCATGGTTTGCCTCTCAGTGAACTGTCTCTTTCCTCAGGCTGAGATGCATTGTTTTGACATCACATGTAGCTTTTCTGCTTTGGTTCTGGAGGATGGACAGCAGAAATGTTCCCAAGGCAGTCTCATTTTAAGTCCACTGCCATTTTCAGTCCCTGATGGCTGCAGGGTTGGGCTGGCAGCGTGTTTGGGCACCCTGAGATGACCTGGACCTGCTCAAGAGGATGCTGGTCTGACAAATGCAAGGCAATGTGCCTAAGAGGTGCTGTGGAAGTTTCTACTTGAGTGAGGAGTTACCTGGATGGGCTGTGAGAAGAGGCTgagagagatggagaagggATGAAGCATCAGAACACCTCCAGTAAGATTCCTCCACTGGGATTTTGCCCAGGGCTTGGTGGCTGCAGCCTTCACCCTAGTATCTAAGTGTCCCTGTGCCAAAATTCACCCCAGTATGTCCATGCCTCCAAGGCTGTGAGAAACACCCCAAATTAATCTGTCACCCCAGAACCCTGTGCCCCACACATCTcatctgcagggacagaggggctgcACCTCTGCCTACAAATACCCTGTCTCCATGAACTCAGGGATCCTGGCTCTGGTCTTTtcatcccaggctgctgtggaaACTGCCATCTACCTTTACTGCCCTGGAGAAAGGCACTGCTGTGAGCTGTTTGCCATCAGCTCTTCTCAGCCTGATGTATCTCCACACTCTGTGGCAAAACATGGGTGGGGGGGTTTCAGAACTTTCTGGTAGAAAGAATTAAACTTCCCTCCTATTTTCTGATGCTCCCCCTCATTCCAGGGGACAGATACACTCACAATTACTGCTAAATATACCATCAGTCTTGATAGGTTTTGACTAGACTGAGGACTCAGTTTAACTGTCTCTCActctgtggcacagctctgctggggggTTATGGCTGCAGCCTCCCTAACTgcaccccccaaacccactgTTTCTCTATCCAACACAATTTTTATCATGTTTCTGCTATATGGGGGCTTTTAAGGTGGGCAGAAGGGGACTCAGCTTCCACAACTCGTTTTAGATGATCACTGCAACAAAAACTCAGTTGCAGGaattcagctgctctgtgccatgtCCAGAGACTCTTGGATAAATTGGTTCCCAGAGTATTAATTTCAGTGCTTTCAGTGCTGAGTTCAGGCTGCATCAGGGTAGCTGCAAAGGCAGTGATGACAGTGGGTTTGCCCCACAGACACCCCCAGCAATGAAACCGTGATGGGACAGTTCAGTCACAGCAGCGGCTGCAAACCTTGGACAACCCTCAGCCTCGAATAGTATTCCTCAACATCTGCCCTGtcaggctggaaaagcaacTGTTCTACACAGCATTCTGGCTTTCCAAGTTTTCTGACTGGAAGTAAAATGTTGCATTAATTAGATTTATTTCATACCCCCTGGTCACCATCTGCTTTTGGGCAAATAACTGGAGTGAGATGCCAAGAGTAGTGTCCCTCTATGACATCATTTTACTGTTGAAGGGCCAAAGCAAACAGAGTAAAGCTGTGAGGAGCTGATTCAGGCAGGATGGCTCTGCAAGAATTTTTCTGTTCAGGTCACCATCGGCTGGCTCGGGCTTCAAAGCCATGGGTCTGACGTTCCCTGAGCTCAGCATTGCTCACAGTGATGGTGCTCTGCCTCTGGAGGAAGCCTAAGGAAGCTTGGATTTCCATTCCTTCTCCACCAGCCCTCTGCTGAGCCTGGCAAGACAGTTCCATGAGGGAAGTCTGTGGTGGCTGCTGTATTTGTGCCAGGTGTATGGGCAGTTTTGCCCTGTGGGCATGGCAAGGTGCTGGAGGTGGGTGCAGCCTGCACAGATCCCGTTGGTAATATTCAAACCAGTCCTTGGTGTCCCGGGCTGTGGCTGACCATGGGAccctttcccccctcctcttAGGTGGCAGGGGGTGCTCAATGCAGTCTTTTTGGATTATCTGCCCTTCTGGTTCTTATCCAGCTGCATCATGTGCTGGTTGGATGGTGCTTTGTTGGGGCAGTCTTAAGATATCCaaacaggacaggaaaaaagacAATCTCACCCatacaaaaaatttaataaCTCCTTCCTTTTTTAGCCAGTTATGTAGAAAATCACTGTACCTGCCTCAGCTTAGTTACCTACTACATCAGTTTGAGATTTCACAGCAACACTGGTCCTGGAttgcagggacactgggaggaaAGCATTTTATTACATGCTGAGTAACCCATCAGGTGAAGGCGATTCCTCTGGTACAGTGCAGGGTAACTCTTCCTTGCAGAAACCACCACGAACCAAACTCTGCTCGTGTTTCTTCTGCATGCTCAGAATAACTTGAGTAAATATTTCTGAGTTTTGTAACAGGCAGCTTGGAGTAGAATTTGTCCCTATTTCACTTGAACTAATGATAATCGTTTTCTGCTACCCATTCTGGAAATACTtatttgataaaaaataaaaattgtgtcAAAAAATGATACGTGGGGTTTTGGTCAGAATtgcaccttttctttttttcatctgatGCAGCAAATTGCTATTCCCAGGAATCAGCATGCCAGGGcatgaggaaaacaaagaacaaagaagGAACTTGCAGATAAGGTGAAGCAGTTCAGCTGACAGGGAAACAGAAAGcaataaatgaaggaaaactTACATAATCATCTCTTCCACGCAGAATGGGTACCTCGGTTTTATTTCCAGCTTCCGTACATTAGAGAATCTTATTTTAGGACCTTTTCTTGAACATTTGCACTTCACGCCTACAAGAGAAAGCGTTTTCTCATTCGCCTGCAAAGCCTCCTGCATACCAAGCGTCCCTTCCACTCCAGCACTCCAGCCTATGTGCATCCAGGAAAACTTCAGTTTGCTCTTTTTAGCCTTGgtgggaaaagatttttttttttaatgctgtttagcttaaaaagagatttttttctcccctttggTATATCCCAGAAAAAGCTAGTGACTCTCTGGGAAATATGTTTTAGAGCACTACGTATGTTCTAGGACTTTGTAAATAGTAGATTTTTAAAGTGCACCTGCTGTGATGAAATACAATTATAtttaacaaaaggaaattaaagaatCAGAACTCGCTTTAAACTGAGCAAGCAAGTGCATGTCTGGCTACTTTTTCATTCACTCGTGTCTCACTTGGACTTGGTAGGACTTTGAGTCATTTCTCCTTGCATGGATGCTGTGGTGCAGTCGTAGGACAAAAGCCGAGCATTTTTTAACCCTCATTTTCGTGCATAGCAGAAAACGCAGACTGTGCCACCACCTcacatccagctctgctctATTTGCCCTGAAAACCACCCTCGGTTTCAAAGGAGATGCTTAAGCTCTGTTCCTGAATAACGAAGAACATGGCATGACCTGCTTCACTACGAGCTCTTTGCCTTGCAGCGGAGACACAGATGAAGACACAACTTTATCCCTTGTATTTTATCTCTACTTCACCTTTAAATAACTTGCAGCTCCCTTACTCCCAGATTGCATACATCGCACCTTTCCACCGTGCAGGGGATAGCTCAACCCAAGCCAGGGCTATCAAGACACAAACACAAATCACTGGAAAAGAGATTTACATGGGAATAAGCAGATTAAACCACTTTACCTTCCGCGCTGGCTAAGCACATCGCGatgaagagcaggagcagagctgctgtcaggaGCTTCATTGTGAGACAGCAGGTACCCAGGGAGGCGCCTGGGGGTGGCTGTGTTCGTTGGCCTGGGGCTCGTCCCCCCGATGCCGCTGTCCCGGGGTGgatgagcagggaggggacGGCGGAGCGGCTCCCGGCGGAGCGGCTCCCGGCGCTGCCAGCGCTCTGCCgctgccttcccttctcctcctttaaAGCGCTTCCCGCTGCCCTCGCTCCCGGCTCATTAATATGCACAGCAACTCCACGGCTCCCTCCGCTTCCTCATCCCCGGCAGGGAGGGGGGGACCGGCACCCCGGGGGAGGGAACATCCCCTATCCCCGCCCCGAACACCCCGGAGGGAGCGCAAGCGATGGGgcggctgctcctgcccctgcccagctgggaccTTCCCCGTCGGAggagggctgctggggagggtgatgtgtgtgtttgtatgaATAGTGCTCTTAGCTGGAAAACCATCCCCCTGCGAGCGCACCAGGGATGCCCGCGCTCCGCGGAAATTCCCATGCACCTTGGAAATAAGATTTGGAGAGTCTCAGTCTAGCCTGGGAAGTGGTGGCACCTTTTGTAATAGATtgacttaaataatttttctagcTTTAGCAGGCTTTTAAATCTAAAGGAAAGTTTAGTGAATCAAATGGGAAAATATTCCTAAATGCGTTGTTTGGTGGGTTTAGCATGTGGAATGCTTTAGGAAATGCGCTCGGTTTATCGCTGCTTTAATGAACACTCGAACGATATTCTGCTCAAGATAGGATAGCAACACGCAGGAACTTCATGGATGTAAATACATGTTCCTCCTCCCTTGCAGAGTCTGTTTATGATTTCAGAAACAGCTAAAGAGCATCTTTGAATACAGATTCCAGATTTTTGTCCAAATAAAACGGGTGGAGATCAGAGTGGGGTCTGATCGCCTTCGCAGCAGTGCATTTCAGACCCGCCGCAGCCAAACGCCTCTGTGGGTCCGCGCTCatcccagccccgctgcccgcgCTCCGCACTCCAACATTCCCGTTATTAGAACCGACCGAAACAGcctgccagcccaggcagcGCCTGGGGAGAGCTTGCCACGCACTCCCAGCTCCACTTGCATTTTAAGTTTCCCACATGGCTTCGTTCCTGCCGGCTCCCATTGGCAGCGGCCATCCCGCTGCGTTCCCGGCCCGGGTGTTGGCAGGCTGCGAGTACAGCCCTACCACACACAGGCTGCACGTTGCGCACAGGCAGCTGCCGTGTTCCTGGCCCTGGCTCCCATGTAGGACGTGCTGACACGCCGGGAACGGCCTGGCTGgtctgccctgcctgcacagctctgccctgcatgcacagctctgcacagctctgcctgtgcagccctgcctgctctgccctgcctgcacagatctgcctgcagagccctgcctgctctgcctgcagagctctgcctgcacagctctgccctgcctgcacagccctgcctgctctgctgcactgctctgccttgcctgctctgccctgcctgttCTTTcttcacagccctgcctgctctgccctgcctgcactgcgctgcctgcacagctctgcctgctctgccctgcctgctctgcctgcacagccctgcctgctcagccctacctgcactgctctgcctgcacagctctgcctgctctgccctgcctgcacagccctgcctgcactgccctgcctgctctgctctgcctgcactgccctgcctgctctgctctgcctgtctTGGTGGAATGCCAGAGGCTGCATGTCAGGGACAAGGCTGTGGGCACTGGCTGACGTGGCACGGAGCTTTTGGGATAAAAGGCTTGTTTCAGGGttgtgaggctgctgctggtgcaaTGGGGCACAGGGGGTATGGTATAGTTTCTGTTGTGctttcagcatttctgctgcacagctctAAGCCAGCTCCAGTGGCTCTCATTGCACCCTGCTAGGAATGGTTTGTGGGCTGTGTTATTAAATGCCAACAGGACTCAAGAGAGAGGTTTATTCCAGAGCCTGGGATGAAAACAAGCAGCTGAGGTATGGAAGGTCTCAGTtcaaatctttaaaataaattcccaatttccttttaaaaaaaacccacctccAAACCCCAAGGAGAGTACAAAAGGCTTTTTTTAGAATTACTATCAGCTGGTGCTGAAGATGTTCATTGGGCAGGGGGAAATCCTTCCTTGCTGCACCTTAGGGTAATTCCACCATTGCACCTTTGTCTGCACTGTGTGCAGGAACAGCTTCAGGGAGAGTTGTGGTAAGGAAAAATCTTTTCCCCTCTACTAATAAGAATTTGGGTGCAGCTTTAGCTGATGGCAATTTGAACTTTCCCCAAACCAGGGAACTCATGTACAGGctggagaaaaattaaaggaaattctCGTGCTTTCAAAAAGTGAATCCCATCTTCTTGTATGACTTTTCTCATGCTGAAAGAGCCAAGTTTATTAAGTATGGACTGCTGCTTTTGTTGCAAATTTCATGTAGAAATGAATGTATTTGAGGTATGTGTACACATATGGTGACTCTCACTGTGTGCCCAAGCAGTTCAGTGTCTTTGTGCCAGGCACTGTTTTTGACAGTAATTATTTCTGAGAGCTCAATGGTGCCTCTTGCCTGGTGTGACAGATTTTGGTGGCCATGTACAACTGTCTCTGACACCTGCTCTGTCTTAAAATGACAATCACAGAAGTTTTAGCACATTATTTGAGGGAAAAGAAACATATATGGAATTCATTACAGTCCTGGCCCAAAAGAAACTCCGATAATTCAGATATATTTTCTTAGTGCAATCATATGCTGAATTGCTCAGCATACACTGGT encodes:
- the CXCL14 gene encoding C-X-C motif chemokine 14 — protein: MKLLTAALLLLFIAMCLASAEGVKCKCSRKGPKIRFSNVRKLEIKPRYPFCVEEMIIVTLWTRVRGEQQHCLNPKRQNTVRLLKWYRVWKEKGRVYEE